In Pseudophryne corroboree isolate aPseCor3 chromosome 2, aPseCor3.hap2, whole genome shotgun sequence, the sequence cagccaagcatctgactagccttcctcattgctttgttacattgcttacctgcctttaagtcacctgaaatagtgactcctagatccctttcctcctcagtagtttccagtatagtgccattaatactatatttagcctttggatttttgagacccaagtgcatgattttgcattatttggcaataaactgtaattgccacattcttgaccattcctctagtctacctagatcctcaatcatttgttttaccccacctggtgtgtctaccctgatgtaggggcatgtagtgcactaatgtggtgtagcatgtaaggggatgtagtgtagtaatgtagtgtagcatatagggtatgtagtgcagtgcataggggcatgtagtataatgatgtagttcagcgtgtaggggatgtattataatgatgtagtgcagtggatactggaatgtagtgcagtgatgacgtGTTATGATATACTGCAATGTATggagacacacagaggagcatgtagttgaacacgttgGCGCTGACGCATagcgcatttgaggcacataggggaacacTGTCCAATAATATCCACTTTTCTCAaaattttgataatctgattattttagtctgacagggttgtttttttgtgtgggtggggtggggggcgcgccaaattactgccttgccccttgccccgggtgatgaaaatcctagttttggccctgcctcCTGTGAGGTAGGGGCAGCAGCAGGGGGTGTAGCGGCTCCTCTATGGGGATCGGGAGGTCgcatgtgcagcacataagatgcgAGCTCCCGGTCCATACAGATACAGGAACTCTATAAGCCGTTTATCGGCTAACGCTCCTGCATCGgcgctgcatacacacctatacaatcaacaTCCGTTCACCCGATACCGGGAGAACAGGCCGACAATtgcataggtgtgtacccagcttgaggcTACAAATTACATGAGGGAGAATCCAATTAGCTGTAGGCGTTAAACCCCAGAGGCTGAATTTTATTGCTGAACTGATCAGTGCTAAAGATGGCGTCCGTTCTCACAATCAAATTCCAAAAATTATGTattttcggagtttgatgaatgaGGTCCCCAAACTAGTATATGGGAACCGCGATCCACTTCGGGGAAGACAGGTAAACGGTATATTTCAGTGAAGTCTCCTGcgttacctgattttttttttttttttgctggaacCAATAGCTGTGTTTTTATTCTAGTACAGTGTAGAAAATCAAAACAAATACAGTAGAGGATCATGGGTAATGTGACAGTTCCTTGTTTTATACATACACAAACGTCACTCACTGTATTTAATGACATATGAATGGTCTAAACTTCAAGATCAAAACAAGATTTGATTTAAAACCAATGCGCTTCAACAGTGGAGATTTTTACTTCAGCCAATAAGGTTATATTTAGCCGGACCTTTTTCCTATCTTTTTAATTACcccataagggtggtcattccgagttgttcgctcgttatttttttctcgcaacggagcgattagtcgctaatgcgcatgcgcaatgtccgcagtgcgactgcgccaagtaaatttgctatgcagttaggtattttactcacggcattacaaggttttttcttcgttctggtgatcgtaatgtgattgacaggaagtgggtgtttctgggcggaaactggccgttttatgggagtgtgtgaaaaaacgcaaccgtttctgggaaaaacgcgggagtggctggagaaacggaggagtgtctgggcgaacgctgggtgtgtttgtgacgtcaaaccaggaacgacaagcactgaactgatcgcactggcagagtaagtttcgagctactcagaaactgcaccgagaagtcttttcgcaatattgcgaaactttcgttcgcaattttgctaagctaagattcactcccagtaggcggcggcttagtgtgtgcaaagctgctaaaagcagcttgcgagcgaacaactcggaatgacccccaaggtccttCCACCAGCTCCAGGAACATGGGAAATAACGCAAGACCTGGTTTTCCACACTTgccacaggcgctcttatgttacaGCACCTTATTGTACAGCTACCTGCGCACCATTTTTTCACCGAAATTCACCTCCATTATCATTTTAACCAAATTACACAGAGCCATGAGAAGATGTGTGTCATCACTGTACATTGCCATGGGAACACTGACAGTCACTGTTAACTGTTGCTCTGTTTAGTAAATGATTCCTTTTCTAAGTGTGCAATAATGTTACCTCCTGTATCTCTGTGCAGAGTAGGATGCAAGCGTATAGTCACTGAAAACTGCTCTACATTTATAACTCATCAAGTCACGCTTTCATACGTAACATAAGTTCAGTAACAAACCCGGAAATTGTCCATGCCGTACTTGTAGTCTCTTGGCATCCAATCCTTACAAATGGTAAGAATCAACTGCAGTATGtaacacaatttttaataaaaaaatgtatatattttgccAGTTGAGGTAAAGTCCAAAATAGTTTTCTATTTTCCACTGATGAGCGTAATGGACTATTCATCGGAGTCTCCCTCTTCTTCTGAGCGGGACTCCTCAGCCTTCTGTGACTGTTTCCCATCTGTGCTTGCATCTACGTTTTCTTCTTTATTTGCTTTTTTAgcctttttcttctcttttaattTTTGCCGTTTCAGTCTGCGCTTTgctgttctctcctctgcctggatTTGTTTTTCCTTTAGTTTCCTTTCAAAGTCTTCATCTAACTTTTGAGGCTCCGACATTGCATCCATATATTCTTGTCTTTGATACTCCCTGCAACGAAGATGTCGATATACATGAAACTCGCCActgccagccccagcactggatCCCATAACATCTCGGACAAACTCCGGGGTGCTCCGTGGCATCCATTCTTTTGGCCTCTCGGGTATTGGAGCAGGTTTATTCGGATTCCTCATCAGCTGCTCCAGCCTCAGCCTCTGTTCGTCCGTGGCATTCTTGGGTATAATCAGCGGCTGCGGCTCTTTTTTAGGCCTGGTTGGCTTGGGAGCACCAGCTTCTGCCGCCATGCTATCTTCTTAGAGTTGTTTACATCGACGTGGACTGGTTTCTTCATAGAGATCAGCGTGTGTCGGGAGGATAATGATGATAGATCCCCCTCTGCAGCTACTTGCAGTCTTGCATTATAATCTGTAGTCTGTACTGTATGCCCCTGCGTTACCTGTTTAATGCATGAGGGCACCACCAAAgttttacaaaagtaggtgaaaaataatattttttcaccAAGTATTAAGGATGATGATAAGGCCCCTAAATCCCTGCAGTcgaaatgccggaatcccgacactatgcAGATGCCGACACCGGCAGCCCAAATAGGGTCACACGTCTGCCAGCCGTTATCCCGAATGAGCGTCTCACGGGCAGTCTGACAGATAAGCTGCGAgggggggttaggtgtaggctgcgggagagggagagggggtttACCTTTCCCTGCCGGGATTCTGAACATCAGGATGCcacagtcagtattctgaccaccgccaTTTCAATCCCAACCTGTTGTGACAGCAATGGTTGCAATGAAAGGAAAATCCGTAAACCAATAAATGTCATACTATTTTTCTAATGAAATAAACAATGCTACGGTGGCCaccatatacatacctcccaacattgccctctccaggagggacataatgctctgtttctggacttccctcttaatgtatgaaatAGATTTGAATGACCTTTTTCCCCTTAACAAATTTACCATGTTATCATTATCTGAAGATACTGTAGGAGGCAGCTGGGCTTGTGCAAACACTGTGAAGGAAGTCACTCTTGAATCTCTTCTTCTGTCAAAGCATTAGTATTTTAGCTACACATATCTCATGTGCAAGTGACCTTGTTGCCTTTGTTTGTTCTACTCCTGCACTGTTCTGAAAAGATTTATCTTCGAGATAGCTGCCCTCAGCCCCTGAGGTACCAAGCTGACCGGCCACCACTATTTCAAACTTTTTTCTTTTATGGACAATACCTTAGAACAAGGTTCACAAGCAGTCCACCTGACCGGTCCTCTGTGGTCCCTGATTCCTATGTTCCAGAGTGAGATGGTGAAAGAGTTTAACAAAAGTGCAATATTGTAGCCCTGGAGTGCAAGTGATGGATTGCGAAGCCTTACATTTATTTTTGTGCAACTGCGCCTGATTTTATATGAAGGGCATAAAATGAAGCATACATACTTAACACACTACCTGCATCTTGGAGACGCCGAGCGCCGGTACAAAGAGTTAGCCATAACTTGATGATGTTATTAGTATCAACTAGTGGGCAGAGGAAATCATACTTCTACACTCTCCTAGATCTTACAGGAGACTCCCGAATTTCTGGGTGACCCATAGACTCCTGGAAGTGCAGGTCACCCTCCCACATCACACTCATCCATCGCAATTTGCGATTCTCTGCTAATTACGTCATTGTGGCCCAGCACCTTCTGCGCGGTCCCAGAGGTTGGGAAACGCTTTTCCAGTCATTGTGGCACTGCGCTCCAGCACTGCCTACCCGGAGGGGAGATACTTTATATAAAGTCTACAATTAGGGGGCAAAAGCATACGTAGGTGCTAACTGCATcattatgtccctgcacaacaaaaactGACAAAGAAAAAACCCACTCACATATACATAAACCCCAATGTAATCAGGCCTGGCTTTAGGAGAGTTTGGTACACTGGTCAGGCATTTTGGCAGTATATTTTAGTGGTAGCCTGGGGCATAGCCAGCACTtcgtaggccccatagcaacattttgaaggggccccaatCTCCTTCTAGAGACAACGCTCCCTGCAGCAGTCGTTCATTTTATGCCCGATagcatagttaccgacattctgaTTGCCCCatgcgggagggggcagccaggtcggtaaaacaaggggcgtggcctcatcatgGGTGGTTGGTATGGGGGCGTGGATGAGCGATCGTGCCATCATGGCCACGGCCCCTGCTATTCAATGCCTAGATTACCGGCACtgaatagtgtgtgtgtgggggtgggggggtgggcgggagggggcaggactATGAATCGCATCATCTGCCTCCCCAGATCACCCACTTTGGAGGacagctgtggggggggggggggggggggtgtttgaggcAGCTCCGGGAGACAGTCTGGGTCTATTAAGAGTAGAGTGGGTGCTGCCGGGAGGTGCGGGGGTAGCACTTTTCCTGCGCCCATTGTAGGTCTGCCATAATTTCCATGTATAAACCCTACTACTTACAGAGATGTCAGGGTACAACCGATGACATAGATGCCAACATTTAATAATAATTTCTGGGTACACTTTTACATCTGAGCACATTGCTTGCCttagggggagagttatcaaaacttggagataaataaagtggagagagataaagtaccaaccaatcagctcctttctaGCAGAGTAGCGGTAGCGGAATTGTGCAGCGGGATAACACTGGGTGGAATTGGTGTTATGCAGTCTCACCCTCACGGTGGTAAATTTGACCAGAGTGCACAAGCTGTAAAATGCGTTGCCCAGCTGTTGGGTGCAGGTAGGAGTGGTTAGTCCCCATGTGGTACAGCTTAATCAGGTCTCAGGTTTACTGAGCAAGGTACAAGAACAAACAGCATGACACAGGGATATAACTGGTGTGCAAACAATAGTACTGATACAGCCTGGAGCGTTAGGGTATCGCTGGGTGTTATAGTGCGCCGGCTGTTTAGGTGGTATGGGCTCTGATGTAAGGTTGTGCTATGCCCCTCTAATACAGCGGTGGTGATCAccagaaacatggcgccgctgGACAAATATAGGAAGAGGGCGCCGCACAAGCAGCCAGGGTGGTCAGTTCTGAGTGCATGATAGATACACCACTGCTTTCAAtactggggtggtattcatgtgaccggcggtcgggagaccgacagtcacatgacccactccagcatcccgacccctcactatcccgatggtcggcatgccaaccaacagggactattaacactcgtgggtgttcacgacacccatggagtgggaatagaactcatggcgaccgcaggtcgccaccgagcccgcagcgtggcgagcgcagtgagcccgcaaggggcttgctgcactcacccctccccgccggaatcccggcgtcggtatgctgccggcatgccggcgtcggtatcctgaccgccggtcagccatactacacccgttggaGGGTCTGAAAGTAGGCAAGTACATTATGGCCTAATTCTCTTAAAGCATACCTCCAAACataaccctttccaggagggacaaaatgctctgttcctgtacttCATAGGTcctaattaccccacacagtgcatgttttgcaggtctcctcacagaatcacaagtgaaataattaactccacctgcggacattTTAaattgtgtctgtgagtaattaatacacctgtgcacctgctgggttacctgcaaaacatgcactgtgtgggggtaatgaggaccgagtttgcagacctatgctgtacTTCCATCGTAATTtaagattgacatcacctgtggggaaacacctttcttatcaattaacccagtgattttcaacctttttaaatttgtggcacactaaacaaaatttttaaattgccaaggcacaccatcaattTCTTTGGCCCCGCAGTAATAAAACAAATGCTTTTGACccccgcagtaataaaacacattggctcccactgtaataaaacagatttatattaATGCCACACACCTACCCAAGAGTAATTCCACTCATTACCCCCCAGAAATGCCACAcacttgccccccatagtaattatacacacatgccccattCTAATTACTTGCACatatatgtatgtgtttatatatacagAAATAAATTGCTGTTGCAGCGTGAGGCAAGATGGATTAATCGCCTCAATACAATAACTCCAGGTGGCCTTAATGAACAATTGTCATTACACTGTTTTTCCTGATGTTTCTGTAATTGGCTTCCTTGATCTATATGCTATGAATGGTTTTTTTCGGTTCTTTCTACCTATATGCTATTATATATTATTGATAGTATTTATACTTGTGGAGAGTATATATATAGGAGTATTTGTTAGATCGATGTTTTCTACTGTACCGCTTTGATGTAAAAGACAGATGAATCACATGCACTGCACTGTCAAATAATGTTAACACTGCGTCTTCGTCTCCAAGTTAACCGGCATGCAGCGTGGGACGTGAGCGCGTTGCACAGGCTCTGTGCTATGACGTCATCTATCCCCACCAGCACACCAGGCCGAGGGGACGCGAGACACGAGGGTTTGgtgaggtataaaggtatgtgtatgtattgtatatgttGGTCTGACGAAAGTTAATATAACTGAAACGTTACCGTAAGAGCGCTGTCTCTGTGATTTCTTTACCTGAAAAGTCCTCTTGGAGTGCCACCCAGTGACATTGGATATATTTGCATGCAGCAAGGGAGGGCACCGGGGCAGATGTAAGGTCTACGTGAGAGCCGGTTACactatgaacatatatatatatatatatatatatatatatatatatatatatatatttctaaccttAAATATTTTCCTCTCAGTGGGAAGAAGTGAGGAGCGCTGGGACAAGGCAGCATGGAGGAAGATGAGCAGCAGCAGTGTGTgagcgtgcactgcaggtggggagaaCGGGCCAGCTGATGCAGAAGTGCAGCGCTACCGGCGAGCACAGGTACATCTGGCTGGTGGCAGCGGCGGCTCCGCCGCTGCCACCAGCCAGATGTTCCTGTGCTCGCCAGGCAGCGCTGCTCTGTGTGCGGGAGCTGCTGCAGCGGGTCAGTGTGCGGGCTGCGGCGCAAGGACAGTAAGGGGGCGGCAGCGCCGGGTCAGTGTGTGGCGGCAGGTGGCGGGCATCTCTGGTTGGCAGCGGTGGTGGCACACCTGTTGAAAATGGCtgaattaacctgttcaaaacaggtgctggcaatcatacaacaagagggaagtccaggatcagagcattttgtccctcctgtagtggggcatgttgggaggtatgcacaaagtATTGAGCAATTGAAGGAGATTGTCGCACTACACAGCGATTAAAAAAATTGGTTGTATATAGCCCCCCTCACCGGAAACATCTAGTTCCAATAAACCTAGGGATTGCTGTAATGAGTTTGACTGTTTAACACTGCAATACTATAAATCACCCAAACTGTCTAGGCCCCAGCCCTTCAGCAATAAACTCTAACATCAGAAAGCTGATTACTTATCTATCTCCAGTCAGTGCAATTAACACTTGTGGCTCCGATGGGTCTGTTCCCTGTCAAAGAGGAAACTCATCTCTGCAGTGTGAGTGCTATAAGCTACGAGAACAATATTTCCTCGGGCTGCATTCATCTAATTTTCTGGGTTCAGACAAATATATTGTTAGAATGTAATTTGTCTCTGCATTGAAAAAAAGTTGGCCTGACAATCGCACTCTATTTCTACCTTAAAC encodes:
- the LOC135050530 gene encoding PRKR-interacting protein 1 homolog; its protein translation is MAAEAGAPKPTRPKKEPQPLIIPKNATDEQRLRLEQLMRNPNKPAPIPERPKEWMPRSTPEFVRDVMGSSAGAGSGEFHVYRHLRCREYQRQEYMDAMSEPQKLDEDFERKLKEKQIQAEERTAKRRLKRQKLKEKKKAKKANKEENVDASTDGKQSQKAEESRSEEEGDSDE